The Halodesulfovibrio sp. MK-HDV DNA segment GCCGTGCGTATTGCATTTCAAGAACCTGACGCCGTTCAGCAAGCATATCTATACCGCGTTTACCACGGGTGGCCTGTTTAAACAGGTGCGCCATGTTTTCACGAATGCTTTTTCGAGGATCAAGCGTGATCGTGCACTCTTCGCCAGCCACCAATCCTTCAATACCTTCCGGAACTGTCAGAGTGATAGAAGGAAGCTTACGGTCTGCATCAATTTGCCACAGACTAGCCTGCAAAAGTACGGCTTGCTGCTGTCCTGCAATCATGCGCTCAAGACGATCTTTTTCCTGATTCAACCGAGCAATGGTCTTCTTTGTTCGCTTTAATGCAGCAACAACCGGCTTGGCTGTAATCGAAGCTTCAGCCTGAGCAAGCTCCGCAAACAGACGCATTTCACCAATGGCAGTGGCAGCTTCAATAGCTGTTGCTATCGGCTTTTCTTCACGCTTTCCGCGAATTGCTTCCGGTAACGGCCAGACATACGCATCGGTCGGCTTGCCATCTTTAGTATATAGATAGACTTCACCAAGCTCATCAAGATCTTCCTGAGTCTCAACAGTACCGTAGCCGTATTCCAAGTCTACGAATAAAGCCTGCGCATCCATCGGATCATCATGAATAAGTGCTGAAAGTGCTTTTCGTAACGGCGGGGTCAGTTGTGGATACTTGCTCCACACATCGCTACTGGCTAAGACTTGCGGTAAGTCTTCCGGCTCACACCATGCTGGTTCAAAACCAGCCCAGTCCGGCTCTTCTTTTGTAATGAACACGCCATTACATAAATCAAGCACAAGCCACGTTACAGGGGTTGTTGTAAGCGGAAAAGCAATGCGACGATTGCACCAGTCAACAACAGGAGTTCCCAGTCGTTTACCGGCGGCATACTTACGCAG contains these protein-coding regions:
- a CDS encoding NFACT RNA binding domain-containing protein gives rise to the protein MEAHFFRRLCVELSVHLTGARIEKFFEPAPDTTTIVIHRTGRKQNLLFQAGRRFPLLFLSDKRPVNPDNPSAKSMWLRKYAAGKRLGTPVVDWCNRRIAFPLTTTPVTWLVLDLCNGVFITKEEPDWAGFEPAWCEPEDLPQVLASSDVWSKYPQLTPPLRKALSALIHDDPMDAQALFVDLEYGYGTVETQEDLDELGEVYLYTKDGKPTDAYVWPLPEAIRGKREEKPIATAIEAATAIGEMRLFAELAQAEASITAKPVVAALKRTKKTIARLNQEKDRLERMIAGQQQAVLLQASLWQIDADRKLPSITLTVPEGIEGLVAGEECTITLDPRKSIRENMAHLFKQATRGKRGIDMLAERRQVLEMQYARLQRGEGEVPKLQTEKKLKGGALKRQQKHQAKDKFIQRFRSSDGFLMLRGRNAQGNHEILNRVSSYDLWFHAEDGPSAHLVLHLDYPDQQIPEQTLNEAAILVGVKSWQREDEQASIMFARVKNVRKIKGAAAGKVRAEAEGSLLVKLNPELEETLKSNM